The Chelonia mydas isolate rCheMyd1 chromosome 3, rCheMyd1.pri.v2, whole genome shotgun sequence genome includes a region encoding these proteins:
- the CCDC28A gene encoding coiled-coil domain-containing protein 28A isoform X1: MEERKIKRRSPKSSSSHLTQVANAKKNSVPVSKSTAFSNPAPQTNSQKPKLKRGIKEKAKPPGGEGKGAQAAPIQHSFLTDVSDVQEMERGLLSLLNDFHSGKLQAFGNECSIEQMEHVRGMQEKLARLNLELYGELEELPEDKRKLASDSNLDRLLSDLEELNSSIQKLHLADAQDIPNTSTS; this comes from the exons atggaagaaaggaaaatCAAGAGGAGGAGCCCCAAATCATCCAGTAGTCACCTGACTCAGGTTGCTAATGCCAAGAAAAATTCTGTGCCAGTCAGTAAAAGTACAGCATTTTCAAATCCTGCACCACAAACAAATTCACAAAAACCAAAGTTAAAAAG AGGAATAAAAGAAAAAGCCAAACCtccaggaggggaaggaaaaggggCACAGGCAGCTCCAATACAGCACTCTTTTCTCACAGATGTATCAGATGTTCAGGAGATGGAGAGGGGACTTCTGAGCCTTCTAAATGATTTTCACTCTGGCAAACTTCAGGCATTCG GAAATGAGTGTTCCATAGAACAGATGGAACATGTgcgggggatgcaggagaagctAGCTCGCTTGAATTTGGAACTCTATGGAGAGTTGGAAGAACTTCCTGAAGATAAAAGAAAACTTGCCAGTGACTCCAATTTGGATAGGCTACTATCAGAT CTGGAAGAACTGAATTCTTCTAT ACAAAAACTTCATTTAGCAGATGCACAAGATATCCCAAATACCTCCACCAGCTAA
- the CCDC28A gene encoding coiled-coil domain-containing protein 28A isoform X2 yields MEERKIKRRSPKSSSSHLTQVANAKKNSVPVSKSTAFSNPAPQTNSQKPKLKRGIKEKAKPPGGEGKGAQAAPIQHSFLTDVSDVQEMERGLLSLLNDFHSGKLQAFGNECSIEQMEHVRGMQEKLARLNLELYGELEELPEDKRKLASDSNLDRLLSDLEELNSSMYPFY; encoded by the exons atggaagaaaggaaaatCAAGAGGAGGAGCCCCAAATCATCCAGTAGTCACCTGACTCAGGTTGCTAATGCCAAGAAAAATTCTGTGCCAGTCAGTAAAAGTACAGCATTTTCAAATCCTGCACCACAAACAAATTCACAAAAACCAAAGTTAAAAAG AGGAATAAAAGAAAAAGCCAAACCtccaggaggggaaggaaaaggggCACAGGCAGCTCCAATACAGCACTCTTTTCTCACAGATGTATCAGATGTTCAGGAGATGGAGAGGGGACTTCTGAGCCTTCTAAATGATTTTCACTCTGGCAAACTTCAGGCATTCG GAAATGAGTGTTCCATAGAACAGATGGAACATGTgcgggggatgcaggagaagctAGCTCGCTTGAATTTGGAACTCTATGGAGAGTTGGAAGAACTTCCTGAAGATAAAAGAAAACTTGCCAGTGACTCCAATTTGGATAGGCTACTATCAGAT CTGGAAGAACTGAATTCTTCTATGTATCCTTTTTATTAA